Genomic DNA from Streptomyces venezuelae:
GGGCTCTATCTCGCGGACGTAGCTGGCGCCGCAGATGTCGAGCGCGGCGGACTCCGAGGCGACGACCCAGCCGCGCTCCAGGCGGCCGAGGACCAGCGGGCGGATGCCCTGCGGGTCGCGGGCCGCGTACAGCGTGTTCTCGTTCATGAAGACGAGGGAGAAGGCGCCCTGCACGTCCGGGAGGACCTTGGTGGCTGCTTCCTCGATGGTCAGCGGCTTGCCGTCGTCGTCCACCTGACCCGCGAGGAGGGCCGTCACCAGGTCGGTGTCGTTGGTCGCGGCGACCTGGGTCGCGCGGCCGTTCTCCTTGGGCAGGGCGGCGACCAGCTCGGCGAGCTGGGCGGTGTTGACGAGGTTGCCGTTGTGCCCGAGCGCGATGGAGCCGTGCGCGGTGGCACGGAACGTCGGCTGGGCGTTCTCCCAGACGGAGGCGCCAGTGGTCGAGTAGCGGGCGTGACCGACCGCGATGTGACCCTGGAGCGAGCCGAGAGAGGTTTCGTCGAAGACCTGGGACACGAGGCCCATGTCCTTGAAGACGAGGATCTGGGAGCCGTTGCTTACCGCGATTCCCGCGGATTCCTGACCCCGATGCTGGAGGGCGTAGAGCCCGAAGTACGTGAGCTTTGCGACCTCTTCGCCCGGAGCCCAGACACCGAAGACGCCGCAAGCGTCCTGGGGGCCCTTCTCGCCGGGAAGCAGATCGTGATTGAGTCGACCGTCACCACGTGGCACGCCATCGAGTGTAGGCGAGATCGACCACTGGTCCGAATTGGGGATACGGACCCTGCACGGACCGTAATCGCGAACGGGGCGCGCCCGCTGCCCGCACCGGCCGAGTGCGAAGCGCGTGTGAACAGACCGGCCCTTTCGTTGACACCTACAAGCGCCCTCGGACAGGCTCCGGCGCATGCAGTCCACCGGTGACCCGACGGTCACACTCGTGGGGCGCCGCCACGTTGACCTGGTCCGTGTCGCGAGCGCCATCTGTCGCGCTGCCTGAACGCACCCTTCCGCACCCCTTTCCCCCCGGCTTCCGCCTGCCCTCGTTCAGGAGCGCATTGTGTCTTCCCACAAGCCCGGTCACACCTCCGACAGGTCCGTTTCCCAGCTGTCCCGGCGCGCCTTCGGAGGCGTCGTCGGCGCCTCCGCGACCGCCGCCGCGGTCGGTCTCCCGGCCACCGATGCGCAGGCCCGCGCCGGTGCCGAGGAGCGGCCGTTCCGGGCGGCGGCGCGCCGGGGCGGACGGCGGCCGAACATCCTCTTCGTCCTCGGCGACGACCTCGGCTGGGCCGACCTCTCGTCCTACGGCTCGCCGCACATCCGGACGCCGAACCTCGACCGCCTCGCCCGCGAGGGCGTCCGCTTCACGGA
This window encodes:
- a CDS encoding putative leader peptide; the encoded protein is MQSTGDPTVTLVGRRHVDLVRVASAICRAA